In Stigmatella aurantiaca, the following proteins share a genomic window:
- a CDS encoding KUP/HAK/KT family potassium transporter: MPPIGAKACGARRPIRLAWFTLALPALVLSHLSQGAWLLHHPETADAPFFRSLPSGALYPMVALATVVASQALISAVFALTRQAIQLGYCPPLRIVHTSPGHRGQIYLPGVNGGLMLACVAVVLGFRSSGALAAAYGVAVAGTMAITTVLFAAVVTYYVGWVNVRAQRGGGMPRGLKRLYGVMQRNAYHTPDYFRLPSGQVMELGARVEL; encoded by the coding sequence CTGCCCCCCATCGGCGCGAAGGCATGCGGTGCGCGGCGCCCCATCCGGCTCGCGTGGTTCACCCTGGCCCTGCCGGCGCTCGTGCTGAGCCACCTGTCCCAGGGGGCGTGGCTGCTGCACCACCCGGAGACGGCCGATGCGCCCTTCTTCCGCTCGCTGCCCTCCGGGGCGCTCTACCCCATGGTGGCGCTGGCCACGGTGGTGGCCTCCCAGGCGCTCATCTCGGCGGTGTTCGCCCTCACGCGGCAGGCCATCCAGCTGGGCTACTGCCCGCCGCTGCGCATCGTCCACACCTCGCCCGGGCACCGGGGGCAAATCTACCTGCCCGGGGTGAACGGGGGGCTGATGCTGGCCTGTGTGGCGGTGGTGCTGGGGTTCCGCTCGTCTGGGGCGCTGGCGGCGGCGTATGGGGTGGCGGTGGCGGGGACCATGGCCATCACCACGGTGCTCTTCGCGGCGGTGGTGACGTACTACGTGGGCTGGGTGAATGTGCGCGCGCAGCGGGGCGGAGGGATGCCCCGGGGGCTCAAGCGGCTCTACGGGGTGATGCAGCGCAATGCGTACCACACGCCGGACTATTTCCGTCTGCCTTCAGGACAGGTGATGGAGCTGGGCGCCCGCGTGGAACTCTGA
- a CDS encoding RNA polymerase sigma factor, whose protein sequence is MGSPTDEELMGRFCQGEQDAFETLFARHAGRVQGFLTRMVRDGPLAEDLLQTTFLSVIRARGRYEPGTRFAPWLLTIAANAARDALRHRQHVEAYARDSQAAPASVPPAVGDPGARKHIEDALQQLPPDQREAVILAKVEGWSFEEIASLREISVGAARLRAHRGYEKLRQLLGGLEEP, encoded by the coding sequence ATGGGGAGCCCGACGGACGAAGAGCTCATGGGACGTTTCTGCCAGGGAGAACAGGACGCGTTCGAGACCCTCTTTGCCCGGCACGCCGGGCGGGTGCAGGGGTTTCTCACGCGCATGGTGCGCGATGGCCCCCTGGCGGAGGACCTGCTGCAGACCACCTTCCTGTCCGTCATCCGGGCCCGGGGCCGCTATGAGCCCGGCACCCGCTTCGCCCCCTGGCTGCTGACCATCGCCGCCAATGCCGCCCGGGACGCACTGCGCCACCGCCAGCACGTGGAGGCTTATGCGCGCGACAGCCAGGCCGCCCCCGCCTCCGTGCCCCCCGCCGTGGGCGACCCGGGCGCGCGCAAGCACATCGAGGATGCGCTCCAGCAGCTTCCCCCCGACCAGCGCGAGGCCGTCATCCTCGCCAAGGTCGAGGGCTGGTCCTTCGAGGAGATCGCCTCGCTCCGGGAGATCAGCGTGGGCGCCGCCCGGCTCCGGGCCCACCGGGGCTACGAGAAGCTCCGGCAGTTGCTGGGCGGGCTGGAGGAGCCATGA
- a CDS encoding DUF1109 domain-containing protein, whose protein sequence is MRPGTLDTLLAQAPPANAAALQRALAGAREELALKRPVRRWRAQAAWVFTVPVALVLVTAGILLVAGQTSLPVLLGRGPLFALLWLTAGVCAWGALSPLGRQARRVGIALSAVSAAVLVLGRATPHAAPTLSGWVCTASHAGVALLPMAVALLTLRSAAFHPLRALNAGLAVGTAGALVGELACTQDWRHVAGYHLSAWALVAGVSLVLSRFLKPRSFAP, encoded by the coding sequence ATGAGGCCCGGCACGCTCGACACCCTGCTCGCGCAGGCCCCGCCCGCCAACGCCGCCGCCCTGCAGCGGGCCCTGGCCGGCGCGCGCGAGGAGCTCGCCCTGAAGCGGCCCGTCCGAAGGTGGCGCGCCCAGGCCGCCTGGGTCTTCACCGTGCCCGTGGCCCTGGTCCTCGTGACGGCCGGCATCCTGCTCGTGGCGGGGCAGACGTCGCTCCCCGTGCTGCTCGGGCGCGGGCCCCTGTTCGCGCTGCTGTGGCTCACCGCGGGCGTCTGCGCCTGGGGTGCCCTGTCCCCACTCGGGCGCCAGGCACGGCGCGTGGGCATCGCCCTGTCCGCCGTCAGCGCCGCTGTGCTCGTGCTCGGCCGCGCCACGCCCCATGCGGCCCCTACCCTCTCGGGCTGGGTGTGCACCGCCAGCCACGCCGGCGTGGCCCTGCTGCCCATGGCCGTGGCGCTGCTCACCCTGCGCAGCGCCGCCTTCCATCCCCTGCGGGCCCTGAACGCGGGCCTCGCCGTGGGCACCGCCGGCGCGCTCGTGGGCGAGCTGGCCTGTACGCAGGACTGGCGCCATGTCGCTGGCTACCACCTGTCCGCCTGGGCCCTCGTCGCGGGGGTATCGCTCGTGCTCTCCAGGTTCCTCAAACCCCGCTCCTTCGCGCCATGA